The sequence below is a genomic window from Mycobacterium heidelbergense.
TCACCGATATCGTCGATGTCGGTGTACACCATGCCGTCCGGGCCGGACAGCTCTTGTACCACACAGGCTTTCATGGCTCCTACAGCTTGAAGCCGGCCTTTTGCGCGGCCGAGAGGTCGGTGATCTCGGCCCAGTGCGCGGCGATGTCCTGCACCGACGGCGGCTTGTCGAAGTTGGCCCCGTCGTTCTCGAACAGCGCGACGCGCTGCACCTTGCCGCCGCCGACGACGAAAACCGAGCCGTTGTCGGCGTTTTCCTCGGTGCACAGGTAGGCCACCACGGGCGCGACGAACTCGGGCGTGAGCTTCTCCAGCACCTCGGGCGGCAAGATGTCCTGCGTCATCCTGGTCGCCGCGATGGGCGCGACGGCGTTGGCGTGGATGTTGTACTTGGCCCCCTCCAGGGCCAGCGTGTTGATCAGGCCGACCAGGCCGAGCTTGGCGGCCCCGTAGTTGGTCTGGCCGAAATTGCCGAACAGCCCGCTGGTGGAGGTGGCGACGACCACGCGGCCGTAGCTCTGCTCACGGAAATGCGGCCAGGCCGCGCGCAACACGTTGTACCCGCCGTAGAGGTGCACCTTGAGCACGGCGTCCCAGTTCTCCGACGTCATCTTGTGGAAGGTGCCGTCGCGCAGGATCCCGGCGTTGCTCACCACGCCGTGCACCGCACCGAACTCGTCGAGCGCGGTCTTGATGATGTTGGCCGCGCCCTCGGGCTCGGCGACGCTGTCGTAGTTGGCGGCCGCGCGGCCACCCGCGTCGCGAATCTCGGCGACGACGTGGTCGGCCATCGCCGATCCGGCGCCCGTGCCGTCGCGGGCCCCGCCGAGGTCATTGACGACGACGCTGGCACCCTCCCGGGCGAGGGTCAGGGCGTATTCGCGGCCCAGCCCCCCACCGGCTCCGGTGACGACGATGACACGATCTTGCACTCCGGGCATCAGGTTCCTCTCTACCTCTATCGGGATCGGCGCGGGACTATCAAAACAGCCGGCGGGCCATCTTGAAAGCCCGCTCGGTGTACGGCGGATAGATGAAACTGGACAGGTCGGGCCGGGTCGGTTTGGTCAACACCGACTTGCGGTGGCTGAACTCCTCGAAGCCGTAGCGGCCGTGGTAGGCGCCCATGCCCGACGCGCCGACCCCGCCGAAGGGCAGCTTGGCCGTCGACACCTGGAAGGCGAGATGGTTCACCAGCATGCCGCCGGCGGGCACCTCCTTGATCACGCGCTCGCGGATCTCGCGAGCCTTGGTGAACAGGTACGCCGACAGCGGCTTGGGCCGCGAGTTGACGAAACGTATTGCGTCGTCGATGGATTGGACGGTGATCACCGGCAGGATCGGCCCGAAGATCTCGTTTTGCATCAGCGGCCCGTCGGGATCGGGATCGACGACGACGGTCGGTTCGATCCGCCGGGTCGACGCGTCACAGCCGCCGCCCACGGTCACCTTGCCGTCGTTGCCGGACAGGTAGCCGCTGATCCGGTCGAATTGGCGCTGGTTGACGATGCGGATCCCGTGCGGCTCCTTGGACCGGAACTTGGTGAGGGCGGCGCCGATCTTGTCGACGAGTTCGTCGCGGATCTTCGCGTCGGCCAGCACGTAGTCGGGTGCGACGCAGGTCTGGCCGCCGTTGAGCAGTTTGATCCAGGCGATGCGCTTGGCCGCGACATCCACGTCGGCGTCGGCGGCCACGATCACCGGGCTCTTGCCGCCGAGCTCCAGGGTGACCGGGGTCAGGTGGGGTGCCGCACCCTCGTAGACCTTGCGGCCGATTTCGGTGCCGCCGGTGAACATCACGCGGTCCAGCCCCTGCGCGATGAGCTCCTGGCTCACCGCGCCGTCGCCCTCGACCACCGCGATCGCGTCGTTGTCGAGGTAGCGAGGCACCAGCTCGGCCATCAATCGCGATGACGCGGGCGCGATTTCCGAGGGCTTGAGTATGACGGCGTTTCCGGCGGCGATCGCCCCGACCGCCGGGCCCAGCGTCAGGTAGAACGGGTAGTTCCAGGCGCCGATGATCAGCACCGTCCCGTAGGGCTCGTACTCGATCCAGCCGCGGCCGGGCAGCTGCGGCGCCTCGAGCAATTGGTACCGGCGGCGGGTCCATCTGCGTAGCTTCTTGGCCGCGTACTTCGCCTCGCCGGCAGTCGTGGCGATGTCGGCGATGTAGGCCTCGAACCGGTTGCGGTCCAGATCGTCGGCGAGCGCGGCGGCGATCGCGGCCTCGTTCTCCTCCATCAACTTCTGCAACTGCAGCAACTGGTGTCTGCGCCACTCGATGTCGCGGGTGCGGCCCGTGGCGAAGGTCCGGCGCAGCCGGGCCACCGTCGCGGCGATGTCGACCGGCTGAGCCGCCACACCGTTCTTGGATTCTGATGTCTTCGGTGCAGCCGATTCGGTGGTCATCATTGTCCTTCCCGAGCGGAGCCGCCCGCTGCAGCGCTGGTGGCCGCTCATCGGTGATAACCGCGATCCTAATCATCCGGTTGGGAGAGCAGTAGGAAGGATCGAACCGGGACTCGACGGCGATCAGCCGCCCGTTCAACGGCACCGGGCGCTGCGATCGACCAGACCCGCTGCCGCTCATCACGAGTCGCCAGGGGACGAGCCTTTTCAGGGTTTGGTTGCCGTCACGAAGCTGTTGGCGAACGGCCGCTCGTCGGACTGCGGCGCGCGGCCCAGCCGCAGCGCCTCCTCGCGCGCATTCACCGTGCGGGTGGCCCAGCCGTGCGCGGCGAACCAGTCGGCGCAGTCGGGCCGGCCCTCGTCGTCAAACCAGAGGTCGAACGGGTTGAACGAGGTGTCCTGGCCCCGCGCTTGTCGCCTCGCCCGCAGCTCTTGCCACCTCTCCTCGGCCTCGCGCCGCTTCTCCTGGTCGACGCCGAAGATTTCGACCGCGACCCGGCTGCCCGGTCCGCTCAGCTCGTCGATCGAGGCGAACATGGCTTCCTGCGCGGCCGCCGGCAGGAACGGCAACAGCCCCTCGGCCAGCCAGGCCGTCGGGCGCGTCGCATCCAACCCGGCATCGCGCAGCGCCCGGGGCCAGTCGTGGCGCAGGTCAACGGGCACCGGTCGCCGGTCGGCCACGGGCGTGGCGCCGTGGGCGGCGAGCGTCTCGGCCTTGTACTCCAGCACCTTGGGCAGGTCGATCTCGTAGACGACGGTGCCGTCCGGCCAGTCCAGCCGGTAGGCGCGGGAATCGAGACCGGCGGCCAGGATCACGACCTGTCGGATGCCGGCCGCCGCCGCGGCTACAGCTTCGGTGAAGTACGCGTCGAAGAAATGCGTGCGCACTGCCTGGTAGTCGATCATGTTCTGGGAGTCGGGGGCGAAGCCCAAGTCGTCGTCCGGCTCGGGGGTCCACCACGCGGCGACCTGCTCCCGAACCCCCTCGAGTTCGGGAGTGGACACCAGCACCTCGGCGAACCGGTCCCGGACCAGCGGCTCGGGGCCGGCCGTCTCGGCGGCGCGGGCCAGCGCGACCATCACCGCCGTCGCCCCGACGCTAGTGGCGATGTCCCAGGAATCGTCGGCGGCGCGCGGCACTACGCTCGCTCCGCGATCACGAAGTCGGAGAACGCGTCCTTGTCGTCGGCCAGCGGAACGCCCTCGATCCAGCGGCCCAGCCGGCGCATCTCGTCCGTCGAGCGCTGCGCGCGAGCCCGCCAGCCGTGGTCGTTGAGCCAGTCCGCGACGTCGGCCCGGTGGTCGTCGCGATACATCAGCTCCCCGACGTCGACGGACTCCTCCAATCCCAGCTCGTCGGCCACCTTCTTGAACCGCTCGCGCATCTGCTGCCGCCGCTCGTCGGCGTGCGCCGGCGCGGTCTCGGCCGACACCCGGCTGCCGGGCGGGCTCAGCTCGCCGATCTGAGTGAACAACCGGTCCTGGGCCTCGGCCGGCAGGTACATCAGCAGCCCCTCGGCCAGCCACGCCGTCCGGGCCGCCGGGTCAAAGCCCGCGGCGCGCAGCGCGGCCGGCCAGTCTTGGCGCAGGTCGACGGCGACCTCCCGGCGATCGGCCGAGGGCGTCACGCCGTTTTCCGCCAGCGTCGTGGACTTGTAGGCCAACACCTGGGGCTGGTCGATCTCGTACACCGTGGTGCCGGCCGGCCAGTCCAGGCGGTAGGCGCGCGAATCCAGCCCCGACGCCAGGATCACCACCTGACGGATGCCGTCGGCGACGGCGTCTTTGAAGTAGGTGTCGAAGAAGTTGGTCCGCACCGCTTGGTAGCCGCGCATGTGCTCGAGCTGGGCGGCGGACTCGGCGTCGAGGTTTTCCACCTTGGCCGCGATCTCCGGGTCGAGCATGGCCTCCCACAGCACGCCGGCGCCGGCGTTGGTGACCAGAAGTTTGGCGTACGGGTCGCGGATCAGCGCGTCGGGCCGTTCGGTCTCGACGGCCCGGGCCGCGGCCACCATCACCGCGGTGGTGCCGACGCCGGTCTTGATGTCCCAGGTGTCGTCGTGGGTGCGCAGTGAGCTCATCGCGTGCTCCGATTTCCGTTGGGCTGGTGAGAAGGTCCGTCGAGACGCGCTCGCAGCAGCGTGCTGCGGACGGCCTCGTCGGCCAGGTCGTCGGGCACCGGACGGCCCAGGCGGGCCATCTCGTCGCGGTTGTCCACGCTGTCCACCCGCCAGCCGTGGTCGGCCAGCCATTGGGCGGCGTCCGTGCGGTCGGGCTCGTGGTAGGTCAGCGCTTGGACGTTGACGTCCAGGCCGAGTCGCTCACGCATCCGCAGCCAGCGCTGCGAGTTGCCCCGCGAGTTCATGCCGAACGCCTCGACGGCGACCTGACTGCCCGGCGCGCTCAGCGC
It includes:
- a CDS encoding class I SAM-dependent methyltransferase — encoded protein: MRTHDDTWDIKTGVGTTAVMVAAARAVETERPDALIRDPYAKLLVTNAGAGVLWEAMLDPEIAAKVENLDAESAAQLEHMRGYQAVRTNFFDTYFKDAVADGIRQVVILASGLDSRAYRLDWPAGTTVYEIDQPQVLAYKSTTLAENGVTPSADRREVAVDLRQDWPAALRAAGFDPAARTAWLAEGLLMYLPAEAQDRLFTQIGELSPPGSRVSAETAPAHADERRQQMRERFKKVADELGLEESVDVGELMYRDDHRADVADWLNDHGWRARAQRSTDEMRRLGRWIEGVPLADDKDAFSDFVIAERA
- a CDS encoding SDR family oxidoreductase, with product MPGVQDRVIVVTGAGGGLGREYALTLAREGASVVVNDLGGARDGTGAGSAMADHVVAEIRDAGGRAAANYDSVAEPEGAANIIKTALDEFGAVHGVVSNAGILRDGTFHKMTSENWDAVLKVHLYGGYNVLRAAWPHFREQSYGRVVVATSTSGLFGNFGQTNYGAAKLGLVGLINTLALEGAKYNIHANAVAPIAATRMTQDILPPEVLEKLTPEFVAPVVAYLCTEENADNGSVFVVGGGKVQRVALFENDGANFDKPPSVQDIAAHWAEITDLSAAQKAGFKL
- a CDS encoding aldehyde dehydrogenase family protein; the encoded protein is MMTTESAAPKTSESKNGVAAQPVDIAATVARLRRTFATGRTRDIEWRRHQLLQLQKLMEENEAAIAAALADDLDRNRFEAYIADIATTAGEAKYAAKKLRRWTRRRYQLLEAPQLPGRGWIEYEPYGTVLIIGAWNYPFYLTLGPAVGAIAAGNAVILKPSEIAPASSRLMAELVPRYLDNDAIAVVEGDGAVSQELIAQGLDRVMFTGGTEIGRKVYEGAAPHLTPVTLELGGKSPVIVAADADVDVAAKRIAWIKLLNGGQTCVAPDYVLADAKIRDELVDKIGAALTKFRSKEPHGIRIVNQRQFDRISGYLSGNDGKVTVGGGCDASTRRIEPTVVVDPDPDGPLMQNEIFGPILPVITVQSIDDAIRFVNSRPKPLSAYLFTKAREIRERVIKEVPAGGMLVNHLAFQVSTAKLPFGGVGASGMGAYHGRYGFEEFSHRKSVLTKPTRPDLSSFIYPPYTERAFKMARRLF
- a CDS encoding SAM-dependent methyltransferase — translated: MVALARAAETAGPEPLVRDRFAEVLVSTPELEGVREQVAAWWTPEPDDDLGFAPDSQNMIDYQAVRTHFFDAYFTEAVAAAAAGIRQVVILAAGLDSRAYRLDWPDGTVVYEIDLPKVLEYKAETLAAHGATPVADRRPVPVDLRHDWPRALRDAGLDATRPTAWLAEGLLPFLPAAAQEAMFASIDELSGPGSRVAVEIFGVDQEKRREAEERWQELRARRQARGQDTSFNPFDLWFDDEGRPDCADWFAAHGWATRTVNAREEALRLGRAPQSDERPFANSFVTATKP